From one Leptospira dzoumogneensis genomic stretch:
- a CDS encoding beta-class carbonic anhydrase, with protein sequence MSNSTVLQKETSKVHEEVIEANRKYVSEFGKKGELALPPARSFTILTCMDARLDPAKYAGLSEGDAHVIRNAGGRASDDAIRSLIISHKLLGTKEFFVIHHSDCGMALFTDQIIRNLLEKSLKTATVDSSGWKNKEESGGSDEARFISFLTFESLEKSVVDDVKRIRNHPLIPKDIPVYGYFYDVKTGKLVEVEEATKIGRAS encoded by the coding sequence ATGTCAAACTCAACTGTATTGCAAAAAGAAACCAGCAAAGTGCATGAAGAAGTCATAGAGGCGAATCGGAAGTACGTTTCCGAGTTCGGTAAAAAGGGAGAATTGGCACTTCCCCCTGCCAGAAGTTTTACGATCCTGACCTGCATGGACGCAAGATTGGATCCGGCTAAGTATGCGGGTCTTTCCGAAGGAGATGCTCACGTTATACGAAACGCAGGAGGAAGAGCGAGTGACGATGCGATCAGATCTCTCATCATTTCCCATAAACTTTTAGGCACGAAAGAATTTTTCGTGATCCATCATTCAGACTGCGGAATGGCATTATTCACGGACCAGATCATCCGCAACCTTTTGGAAAAAAGTCTAAAAACCGCAACCGTAGATTCCAGCGGATGGAAGAATAAAGAAGAATCAGGAGGATCGGATGAAGCTAGATTCATCTCCTTTCTAACATTTGAAAGTCTGGAAAAAAGTGTGGTAGATGATGTGAAAAGGATCAGAAACCATCCTCTGATCCCTAAGGATATTCCTGTTTACGGATACTTCTACGATGTGAAAACCGGAAAACTTGTGGAAGTGGAAGAAGCTACCAAGATCGGAAGAGCTTCTTGA